The following proteins are encoded in a genomic region of Thermococcus henrietii:
- the cysC gene encoding adenylyl-sulfate kinase codes for MTVKNLEKGFTIWLTGPSGAGKTTLAVKLARKLREMGYRVEILDGDTIRKTLYPELGFSKEAREMHNRVVIHMAKLLSRNGVIAIVSLISPYRAVREYARKEIGNFIEVYVYAPLEVRIQRDPKGLYAKALRGEIKGLTGYDGVYEEPENPEVKVDSSKMTPEEEVEVVIAKARELGYLP; via the coding sequence GTGACCGTTAAGAACCTCGAGAAGGGCTTTACAATCTGGCTCACCGGACCGAGCGGTGCCGGGAAGACGACTTTAGCGGTAAAGCTCGCGAGAAAGCTCAGGGAGATGGGCTACCGCGTTGAGATACTCGATGGAGATACCATAAGGAAAACGCTCTACCCTGAGCTGGGGTTCTCGAAGGAAGCGAGGGAGATGCACAACAGGGTTGTAATCCACATGGCGAAGCTCCTCAGCAGGAACGGGGTCATTGCGATTGTCTCGCTCATCTCGCCGTACAGAGCTGTCAGGGAGTACGCGAGGAAGGAGATTGGCAATTTTATCGAGGTCTACGTCTACGCTCCCCTCGAGGTCAGGATTCAGCGCGACCCGAAGGGTCTCTACGCCAAAGCCCTGAGGGGCGAGATAAAGGGCCTCACCGGCTACGACGGCGTCTACGAGGAGCCTGAAAACCCCGAGGTGAAGGTGGACAGCTCCAAGATGACGCCGGAGGAAGAGGTGGAGGTAGTAATAGCGAAGGCCAGGGAGCTGGGCTACCTTCCGTGA
- a CDS encoding flippase: MADEVVGELGRAARGGVIALVGLMVSAVFGFLVRALVGRIYGPSQYGTYNLAFTVFNITLIVVMLGFPMGIQRQISYFLTKRPKDTGILVSTALAIILGTSLTGLILLEATRGIIPRYIGGGPSTDRLLLSQLIGILALSLPLSASFNVLISVSQGFKRVREYVFYGKMLVPVLYFISAGLVAVVFRAGISEVVTAYVLVQLTGLILISRDLLKAGILPKQPAFSAKIGRILVTFSAPLVLSNIVWFIMTWTDTLMLGHYYGSTVVGIYNAASPLARFIPVFLVAFTVIYSPIATMLYAQGKKDEINKLYLSITKWVFLLTFPLFILLFAYPVAVLRELFGLKYVEAQVSLIILSVGFMFHSLLGPNGLTLVAIGYPKKEMIGNIIGALLNVALNIILIPQYGMTGASIATAVSYIISSMYKQVVLFNMNIKPFNKEYYKVICIGIGFTILGLLFPTDDILKAIIYTIGVTVGFYIMLIIFGTFTEEDIRLLNSLTKKAGIDLERLIEIIEIFSKKLINK; encoded by the coding sequence ATGGCGGATGAGGTCGTGGGAGAGCTCGGACGGGCCGCGAGGGGTGGGGTAATAGCCCTGGTCGGCCTCATGGTCTCTGCTGTCTTTGGTTTTCTCGTGAGAGCCCTCGTGGGAAGGATATACGGACCAAGCCAATACGGAACGTACAACCTCGCGTTCACGGTCTTCAACATCACGCTGATCGTGGTGATGCTCGGATTTCCTATGGGCATTCAGAGGCAGATTTCATACTTTCTCACAAAGAGACCCAAGGACACCGGGATTCTCGTCTCAACAGCGCTCGCGATAATTCTGGGCACGTCCCTGACCGGGCTCATCCTCCTCGAAGCCACGAGAGGCATCATACCTAGGTACATCGGGGGCGGCCCCAGCACCGACAGGCTCCTGCTCTCCCAACTCATAGGGATACTCGCACTCAGTCTACCCCTATCGGCTTCGTTCAACGTTCTAATCTCGGTGAGTCAAGGGTTCAAACGCGTTAGGGAGTACGTGTTCTATGGAAAAATGCTCGTGCCGGTCCTGTACTTCATCTCAGCTGGTCTTGTAGCGGTTGTGTTTAGGGCAGGGATTTCAGAAGTGGTCACTGCGTACGTGCTGGTACAGCTCACGGGACTAATTTTAATCTCTCGTGACCTCCTGAAGGCAGGAATACTGCCCAAACAGCCCGCGTTCTCGGCAAAGATTGGGAGGATTCTAGTCACCTTTTCGGCACCCCTCGTGCTCTCAAACATCGTGTGGTTCATCATGACGTGGACCGACACCCTCATGCTCGGCCACTACTACGGGAGCACCGTGGTCGGGATATACAACGCGGCGTCCCCCCTGGCGAGGTTCATACCCGTGTTCCTTGTAGCATTTACTGTGATATACAGTCCAATAGCAACGATGTTATATGCTCAGGGAAAAAAAGATGAGATCAACAAATTATACTTATCAATAACAAAATGGGTATTTCTGCTAACATTTCCATTGTTTATTTTATTGTTCGCATATCCAGTAGCAGTATTGAGGGAATTATTTGGATTAAAATATGTAGAAGCTCAAGTTTCATTGATAATCTTGTCCGTAGGGTTTATGTTTCATTCATTACTCGGTCCAAACGGATTAACCCTCGTAGCAATAGGCTATCCAAAAAAAGAAATGATAGGAAATATAATAGGAGCATTATTAAATGTAGCTTTAAATATTATTTTAATTCCACAATATGGTATGACAGGGGCATCTATTGCAACCGCGGTATCATATATAATCTCGAGCATGTATAAACAAGTCGTGTTATTTAACATGAATATTAAGCCATTCAACAAGGAATATTACAAAGTAATATGCATCGGTATTGGATTCACAATATTGGGGTTGCTATTCCCAACAGATGATATATTAAAAGCTATTATATACACAATAGGGGTCACAGTAGGATTTTATATAATGTTAATAATCTTTGGCACATTCACTGAAGAGGACATTAGATTATTAAATAGTCTAACAAAAAAAGCAGGAATAGATCTAGAAAGATTAATAGAAATTATCGAAATATTCTCAAAGAAATTAATTAACAAATAA
- a CDS encoding sulfite exporter TauE/SafE family protein — MNPAFVGLGFVVGFLIGLTGVGGGSLMTPSLIFLGVEPLTAVGTDLLYATVTRVFGVLFHGKRGHVRKDIALRLLAGSVPAVLIGGYVVRHIPKDVLNQYLTLVLGVILVVTAVLSLLKGEIRLPLRPRWAYVYLLGFIVGLTVQFTSVGAGVIISFTLMNVARINPREVVGTTILYGLVLSAMSFLSYAEMGSVDYALAGTLIAGTIPGVYLGTSVNAKVDKKRLKRVINVIILLIGIVILMKRLGAG, encoded by the coding sequence ATGAACCCCGCCTTCGTCGGTCTCGGCTTCGTTGTGGGATTTCTCATAGGGCTGACCGGCGTGGGTGGGGGTTCGCTCATGACACCCTCTCTGATTTTTCTCGGTGTCGAGCCTTTAACGGCAGTGGGGACCGATTTGCTCTACGCGACCGTGACGAGGGTCTTTGGAGTTCTCTTCCACGGGAAGAGGGGCCACGTGAGGAAGGACATAGCGCTCCGCCTCTTAGCTGGAAGCGTTCCAGCGGTTTTGATTGGCGGTTACGTCGTGAGGCACATCCCCAAGGACGTCCTGAACCAGTACCTGACCCTCGTCCTCGGCGTCATTCTGGTCGTTACTGCCGTTTTGAGCCTGCTCAAGGGCGAGATAAGGCTTCCCCTACGGCCGAGGTGGGCCTACGTCTACTTGCTCGGCTTCATCGTCGGGCTAACGGTCCAGTTTACCTCGGTTGGGGCGGGTGTTATTATCAGCTTCACGCTCATGAACGTCGCCCGGATTAACCCGCGCGAAGTGGTAGGAACGACGATACTCTACGGGCTGGTCCTTTCGGCGATGAGCTTCTTGAGCTACGCCGAGATGGGAAGCGTCGATTACGCGCTGGCCGGAACGCTCATAGCCGGAACCATTCCCGGCGTTTACCTCGGGACGAGCGTGAACGCCAAGGTTGATAAGAAGAGGCTCAAGAGGGTTATCAACGTCATAATCCTGCTAATTGGCATAGTGATACTGATGAAACGTTTGGGAGCAGGGTGA
- a CDS encoding glycosyltransferase family 4 protein: MKVIHLMLNSLTPYLPHKDPLYYDGDWHVKVAKQIRARTKRYTIECWRIDQKERVPRETERDNIKYRVFPSTRIAIGATIEISRELTKELIKETRQNDILLHIHGLYNPNVDQLLVQLKKYTKNVPIIIQAHGRTFPLVQYKEIGKPIEYPYYILNYIIEFWDSLKNIDKFFVLRDTDKEILSKLFGEDNVKIMPMGIDMNLFKPTNMKKARDAVGFNRSNQYILYVGRFEKRKGIHLLVSMFRIVHKILGNVKLVLVGEGPYKPILQNISRHEKDIILLPWKSQKELPLYYNATDLFTFPSLYENWPIAPLEALACKTPVLASPVGAIPRWYYKEKIKGIFIKNPTKPEEFAYKALDILNDSRRIKKEIPRNQLKRYSWEVIAKKTIDTYRELEDKYY; encoded by the coding sequence ATGAAAGTCATTCATTTAATGCTCAATTCGTTAACTCCTTACTTGCCTCATAAAGATCCACTCTACTATGATGGAGATTGGCACGTCAAAGTTGCAAAACAAATAAGGGCAAGGACCAAGAGATATACAATTGAATGCTGGAGAATAGATCAAAAAGAAAGAGTACCCAGAGAGACCGAAAGAGACAACATAAAATATAGGGTCTTTCCTTCGACTCGAATTGCAATTGGTGCTACTATTGAGATATCAAGAGAACTAACCAAAGAACTCATCAAAGAAACAAGACAAAACGATATTCTACTGCATATCCATGGGTTATACAATCCCAACGTGGACCAGTTACTAGTACAATTAAAAAAATATACGAAAAACGTCCCAATAATAATCCAAGCACATGGAAGAACATTTCCATTAGTTCAGTATAAAGAGATAGGTAAGCCCATTGAGTATCCATACTATATATTAAATTATATAATCGAATTTTGGGATTCTTTAAAAAATATAGACAAGTTTTTTGTTCTAAGGGATACTGACAAAGAAATTCTATCAAAACTATTCGGAGAAGATAACGTTAAGATCATGCCAATGGGAATCGACATGAATCTATTCAAACCTACCAACATGAAAAAAGCCCGAGACGCTGTTGGATTTAATAGGTCCAACCAATACATTCTTTATGTCGGAAGGTTTGAAAAAAGAAAAGGCATACATTTATTAGTGTCCATGTTTCGTATTGTACATAAAATTCTTGGAAATGTCAAGTTAGTTCTAGTGGGGGAGGGGCCATATAAACCGATACTTCAAAATATCAGCAGACATGAAAAAGATATAATACTCCTTCCGTGGAAATCCCAAAAAGAACTACCCCTATATTACAACGCTACGGATTTGTTTACTTTCCCTAGCCTCTATGAAAACTGGCCAATCGCACCACTAGAAGCACTAGCGTGTAAAACCCCTGTACTAGCTAGCCCTGTTGGCGCCATACCCAGATGGTACTACAAAGAAAAAATTAAGGGAATCTTCATCAAAAACCCAACAAAACCAGAAGAGTTTGCTTATAAAGCATTAGACATATTGAATGACTCGCGGAGAATAAAAAAGGAAATTCCTCGAAATCAACTCAAAAGATATTCTTGGGAAGTTATTGCAAAAAAAACCATAGATACATATAGAGAGCTGGAAGATAAATATTATTAA
- a CDS encoding DHH family phosphoesterase: MNLIVHHWDTDGITSTALLVKALNLEDFTNMTSEIGEFRFDERIWRAIERAERLYVLDFNVPGEVERVKVPTLFIDHHSQPRIKNPLVEQVNPSLEGSYYLSCSLVVSERFNLFNAWTALGAIGDIGERAFGLEWVGRLLEGEGLSKEEALRLVELMDSNYIAMDREGVEEAVKVLLNNPLKELLDYEPWVKKAEAIRESIEEALSSVEERNGFAFVRFESPYNIISKVARRLVWERGYRGAVVINRNFHGKAQLYFRVSPETAEKIDMKALIERVKETGANAGGKREVLGCVCERGKVDEVLKLIEEQLGW; this comes from the coding sequence GTGAACCTAATCGTCCACCACTGGGACACGGACGGAATCACTTCAACGGCACTTCTCGTGAAGGCGCTGAACCTTGAGGACTTTACCAACATGACCTCGGAGATAGGCGAGTTCCGCTTCGACGAGAGAATCTGGAGAGCAATCGAGAGGGCCGAGAGGCTCTACGTTCTGGACTTCAACGTTCCGGGCGAGGTCGAGAGGGTTAAAGTCCCCACGCTCTTCATCGACCACCACAGCCAGCCGAGAATAAAAAACCCGCTCGTTGAGCAGGTGAACCCGTCGCTCGAAGGGAGCTATTATCTCTCGTGCTCCCTCGTGGTCTCGGAGCGCTTCAACCTCTTCAACGCGTGGACCGCCCTCGGGGCAATCGGCGACATCGGCGAGAGGGCGTTCGGGCTTGAGTGGGTCGGAAGGCTCCTGGAGGGAGAAGGGCTCTCGAAAGAGGAAGCCCTCAGGCTCGTGGAGCTTATGGATTCGAACTACATAGCCATGGACAGGGAGGGCGTTGAGGAAGCCGTGAAAGTTCTCCTGAACAATCCGCTCAAGGAACTCCTCGACTACGAGCCTTGGGTTAAAAAGGCAGAGGCGATAAGGGAGTCAATCGAGGAAGCCCTTTCCAGCGTTGAGGAGAGAAACGGTTTCGCCTTCGTCCGCTTTGAGAGTCCCTACAACATCATCTCCAAAGTCGCCAGAAGGCTCGTGTGGGAGAGGGGTTACAGGGGAGCAGTTGTCATCAACCGGAACTTCCACGGAAAGGCCCAGCTCTACTTCCGCGTCTCGCCAGAAACGGCCGAAAAGATTGACATGAAGGCCCTGATAGAGCGGGTCAAGGAAACCGGCGCGAACGCGGGAGGAAAGCGGGAAGTTCTCGGTTGCGTCTGCGAGAGGGGAAAGGTTGATGAGGTTTTGAAGCTGATAGAGGAGCAACTGGGGTGGTGA
- a CDS encoding DUF4258 domain-containing protein — MEIRFIPHALQRLEERGIPRELVEEAVKNSDEVRDGYCGRKVAQKRLNGRLIRVIFEEEEGDVVVITAYVTSKVRKYGGERA; from the coding sequence ATGGAAATCAGATTCATCCCTCATGCGCTTCAGAGACTCGAGGAGAGGGGGATTCCCAGAGAACTCGTTGAAGAGGCCGTCAAAAATTCCGACGAGGTTAGAGACGGCTACTGCGGGAGGAAGGTTGCCCAGAAGAGACTGAACGGTAGGTTGATAAGGGTCATCTTCGAGGAAGAGGAAGGAGACGTCGTCGTAATAACTGCCTACGTGACGTCCAAGGTTAGGAAATACGGGGGTGAAAGGGCTTGA
- a CDS encoding sulfatase, whose translation MNIEGVVARVGPLKRMLYPMYKRRKESDYEAAFKKRLKELESLNIEIRDRLNVLVVVADCLRFKNTSLSGYERDTTPFLSSLRNSGKAAATAPWTHPSVASIMTGLYPHNHGAYIHSKVRDFNNPRNIKGIRRKLLTLPEIAGANGYGVYFATSIDVATFPMRGRTPVRVYPAETRGDKIINDFLKWLERLRERNFFAYLHLGDTHEPLNPPREFRDYFGRVKRIRNIDRWSFQRPEEQKGKKFEEFKRNKLLLYDNTIRYVDWLFERLYRELERRGLLESTLLVFTADHGEEFWEHAELEAGNFYDPRGVYGVGHGHNVFNEILEVPLAVEGPVKGLRMENRSLVDLAPTILEAWGVEPPYELDGRSLSRKPRKFLLSEATGYGYEKKALTVGGVKLLYAPEDSVEWVFLLERDPGETKPITDRELVEVMRKKLLSILARDEIKLKNSAR comes from the coding sequence ATGAACATCGAGGGAGTTGTGGCAAGGGTTGGGCCGTTGAAGAGGATGCTCTATCCGATGTACAAGCGAAGAAAGGAGAGCGACTACGAGGCTGCGTTCAAAAAACGCCTCAAAGAACTCGAGTCCCTCAACATTGAGATACGCGACCGCCTTAACGTCCTCGTGGTGGTCGCAGACTGTCTCCGCTTCAAGAACACCAGTTTGAGCGGATACGAGAGGGACACGACCCCGTTTCTCTCATCGCTGAGAAACTCTGGAAAGGCAGCGGCCACGGCGCCCTGGACACATCCCTCGGTTGCATCCATTATGACGGGACTGTACCCTCACAACCACGGTGCGTACATTCACTCAAAAGTCAGAGACTTCAACAACCCTAGGAATATCAAGGGCATACGCCGGAAGCTTTTAACCCTTCCAGAGATAGCGGGTGCGAACGGGTACGGGGTTTACTTTGCAACGTCCATAGACGTTGCGACGTTCCCCATGAGGGGTCGAACTCCGGTCAGGGTTTATCCCGCCGAAACAAGGGGGGATAAGATAATAAACGACTTCCTGAAATGGCTCGAGAGGCTGAGGGAAAGAAACTTCTTCGCGTACCTTCACCTAGGGGACACCCACGAGCCCCTCAATCCACCAAGGGAGTTCAGGGACTACTTTGGGAGGGTAAAGAGAATCAGAAACATTGACAGATGGTCCTTTCAGAGACCGGAGGAGCAGAAGGGAAAGAAATTCGAAGAGTTCAAACGAAACAAGCTTCTCCTGTACGACAACACGATTAGGTACGTCGACTGGCTTTTTGAAAGGCTGTACAGGGAACTCGAACGCCGCGGACTTCTTGAAAGTACGCTTTTGGTATTCACCGCTGACCATGGGGAGGAGTTCTGGGAGCACGCAGAGCTCGAGGCCGGAAACTTCTACGACCCCCGCGGGGTATACGGGGTTGGACACGGGCACAACGTGTTCAACGAGATACTGGAAGTCCCGCTAGCTGTTGAGGGACCTGTGAAGGGCCTGAGGATGGAGAACCGCTCCCTCGTGGATTTAGCGCCGACGATTCTCGAGGCGTGGGGAGTCGAACCACCCTACGAACTTGATGGGCGCTCCCTGAGCAGAAAACCCCGGAAATTCCTCCTCAGTGAGGCCACCGGATACGGCTACGAAAAGAAGGCCCTAACCGTTGGCGGTGTGAAGTTACTGTACGCACCTGAGGACAGCGTTGAGTGGGTGTTCCTGCTGGAGAGGGACCCCGGCGAGACCAAACCGATAACCGACAGGGAGCTCGTTGAAGTTATGAGGAAAAAACTCCTATCAATACTGGCCAGGGACGAGATTAAGCTGAAAAACAGCGCGCGGTGA
- a CDS encoding alkaline phosphatase family protein, with product MFEEKVKEGMEKAKKLFVIGLDSAPPELLFGKFYDELPNLRKLIERSIHGPMKTGIPAITIPMWMVMVTGKTPGELGLYGFRHRKGHSYTEYWIAHSKKVKEPTLWDYLGARGKKSIIVGVPPTYPPKPINGHLVSCFITPDASVDYTYPKELKGEIERLVGEYIFDVPFRKEAKDEVKEGLWEMTEKRFEVIRYLLSEKEWDYFHFVEIGLDRVHHAFWRYFDPNHHLYPGKGNEYENVIPDYWKLLDKEIGKTLELIDLDETAVMIVSDHGIKAMHGNFAVNQWLAEEGLLKVRNPEVLHDGKIKRFEQIKVDWKETVAWGWGGYYSRVFLNVKGRELFGKVPKSRFDEVREEVAELIRSIRGPNGEKWDNRVYFPEDIYPVARGNKPDIMVYFDNLNWRAAGTVGHPSNYLPENDTGPDDANHSEIGVFSLYLPGFDEAKQTQLTIYDVAPTVLTLFGLREEAEKLRGESILP from the coding sequence ATGTTCGAGGAGAAGGTTAAGGAGGGTATGGAAAAAGCTAAGAAGCTCTTCGTCATCGGTCTCGACTCGGCTCCGCCTGAGCTACTATTCGGGAAGTTCTACGACGAACTGCCGAACCTGAGGAAGCTCATAGAGCGCTCGATTCACGGGCCGATGAAGACGGGCATTCCGGCGATAACGATTCCTATGTGGATGGTGATGGTCACCGGCAAAACGCCAGGAGAGCTAGGCCTCTACGGCTTCAGGCACAGGAAGGGCCACAGCTACACCGAGTACTGGATTGCCCACAGCAAGAAGGTAAAAGAGCCGACGCTCTGGGACTACCTCGGGGCGAGGGGAAAGAAGTCGATAATCGTCGGAGTCCCGCCAACTTACCCACCGAAGCCGATAAACGGCCACCTCGTCAGCTGTTTCATAACCCCAGATGCGAGCGTGGACTACACCTACCCGAAGGAGCTCAAGGGCGAGATTGAGCGCCTCGTCGGCGAGTACATCTTCGACGTCCCCTTCAGGAAGGAAGCCAAAGACGAGGTCAAGGAAGGCCTCTGGGAGATGACTGAAAAGAGGTTCGAGGTAATCCGCTATCTTTTGAGCGAGAAGGAGTGGGACTACTTCCACTTCGTCGAGATTGGCCTCGACAGGGTTCACCACGCCTTCTGGCGCTACTTCGACCCTAACCATCACCTCTATCCCGGAAAGGGCAACGAGTACGAGAACGTCATTCCCGACTACTGGAAGCTCTTGGATAAGGAAATCGGGAAGACGCTTGAGCTCATAGACCTCGACGAGACGGCCGTGATGATAGTTTCCGACCACGGCATAAAGGCGATGCACGGCAACTTCGCGGTCAACCAGTGGCTGGCAGAGGAGGGCCTCCTCAAGGTCAGAAACCCGGAGGTCCTCCACGACGGGAAAATCAAGCGCTTCGAGCAGATTAAGGTTGACTGGAAGGAAACGGTAGCGTGGGGCTGGGGAGGCTACTACTCGCGCGTTTTCCTCAACGTGAAGGGCAGGGAACTTTTCGGTAAAGTCCCGAAGAGCAGGTTCGACGAGGTCAGGGAAGAAGTGGCCGAGCTTATACGCTCCATACGCGGTCCGAACGGCGAGAAGTGGGACAACCGCGTCTACTTCCCGGAGGACATCTACCCGGTCGCGAGGGGCAACAAGCCCGACATAATGGTCTACTTCGACAACCTCAACTGGCGCGCGGCAGGAACCGTTGGACACCCGAGCAACTACCTGCCAGAGAACGACACCGGGCCGGACGACGCGAACCACTCGGAAATCGGCGTGTTCTCGCTCTACCTTCCGGGCTTCGACGAGGCAAAGCAGACCCAGCTGACAATCTACGACGTGGCCCCAACGGTGCTTACACTCTTCGGCCTGAGGGAGGAAGCCGAGAAGCTCAGGGGAGAGAGCATTCTCCCGTGA
- a CDS encoding glycosyltransferase, whose protein sequence is MKVCLIVRRLSTKAGGIAVYTRNLIRTLEREGHEVELSPGERFSYFLWQFFKVPLWLVRSKCDAYHAVGIIEAITLLFFKPKAEKRVTIHDLIPLKHPRRGFKGIFERLFIRLGLFSARKCDVVYAVSHLTKVDLVRFAGIPEDRITVVHQPIDERFLLEPPRAGKFREKGKFMVGYISRMDYHKRHALLVELFKQWDNPNARLLLAGTGEEFERVKKLAEGDERIKLLGFIPDEELVEFYDSLDVYVHASKYEGWGLPIVEALARGKPVIVFDDAEIPGEVKGRCVSASSRGFPATLNGFYFEKKVLRKLSILGLRVVKTLFQ, encoded by the coding sequence ATGAAGGTCTGCCTAATCGTCCGGCGTTTGAGCACCAAAGCTGGGGGAATAGCGGTCTACACAAGGAACTTAATCAGGACCCTCGAGCGTGAGGGGCACGAGGTCGAGCTGTCGCCCGGCGAGAGGTTTTCGTACTTCCTCTGGCAGTTCTTCAAGGTTCCCCTCTGGCTCGTCCGTTCGAAATGCGACGCCTACCACGCCGTTGGCATTATAGAAGCCATAACGCTCCTTTTCTTCAAGCCAAAGGCGGAAAAGCGGGTCACGATACACGATTTAATCCCCTTAAAGCACCCGAGGAGGGGGTTCAAGGGCATCTTCGAGCGCCTCTTCATCCGCCTCGGCTTGTTCTCGGCGAGGAAATGCGACGTGGTCTACGCAGTCTCACACCTGACAAAGGTTGACTTGGTTCGCTTCGCGGGAATCCCGGAGGATAGGATAACCGTCGTTCACCAGCCGATAGACGAGCGCTTCCTCCTCGAGCCGCCCCGCGCCGGAAAGTTCAGGGAAAAGGGGAAGTTCATGGTGGGCTACATCTCGAGGATGGACTACCATAAGAGGCATGCCCTCCTCGTTGAACTGTTTAAGCAGTGGGACAACCCGAACGCGAGGCTCCTCTTGGCTGGAACCGGGGAGGAGTTCGAGCGCGTTAAAAAGCTGGCCGAAGGTGACGAGAGGATAAAGCTCCTCGGTTTTATACCCGATGAGGAGCTGGTTGAGTTCTACGACTCGCTCGACGTCTACGTTCATGCATCAAAGTACGAGGGCTGGGGCCTGCCGATTGTTGAGGCCCTCGCCAGAGGGAAGCCAGTTATCGTTTTTGACGATGCCGAGATACCCGGGGAAGTTAAGGGGCGGTGCGTAAGTGCATCCTCTAGAGGGTTCCCCGCTACCCTTAACGGATTTTATTTTGAGAAAAAGGTTCTTAGGAAACTTTCCATTTTAGGGTTAAGAGTTGTGAAAACTCTCTTTCAGTGA
- a CDS encoding glycosyltransferase family 2 protein, with product MVILNWNNWRATVEAVESVYRSKFDNYDVIVVDNNSTDESIEMIKRYALGEVKVSSEYIKDNPLTKPLVIFHLSEREALRGRFNRPLYEKIDPDRRLILIENTRNYGFGGGNNVGIKFALTVLDADYILLLNNDAIVMPETIPKLVETAEALNSGAVAPKILWARNPELIDSAGGEYSKNGYSFDRGKFQPFTKFPNRDEVSTLCAACALYSSRALLEAGLFNGDLFFLYYEDTDLASRIRWAGFKLIYEPSAKAYHYGGKSTGGLEISDLAISHSLKGHLVCAVLNLPLKYAPLYTLGNLLYAMYNVVLRRKIKSVAKGYIMLLRTLPMVFRERRRIKRHITEREFSQLLTLKWKVS from the coding sequence GTGGTAATCCTCAACTGGAACAACTGGAGGGCCACAGTCGAGGCCGTTGAATCAGTTTACAGGTCCAAGTTTGATAACTATGATGTAATCGTGGTGGACAACAACTCAACAGATGAGTCCATCGAGATGATTAAAAGGTACGCCCTGGGAGAAGTTAAGGTTAGTTCAGAGTACATCAAGGACAACCCCCTCACTAAACCTTTGGTCATCTTCCACCTATCGGAGAGAGAAGCCCTAAGAGGGCGCTTCAACAGGCCATTGTACGAGAAGATAGACCCTGATAGAAGGCTGATTCTGATTGAGAACACGAGAAACTATGGATTTGGTGGCGGCAACAACGTTGGAATAAAATTTGCGCTCACGGTTCTGGATGCCGATTACATCCTTCTCCTTAACAATGATGCCATTGTGATGCCCGAAACTATTCCCAAACTCGTTGAGACTGCGGAAGCATTAAACTCCGGAGCCGTTGCCCCCAAAATCCTGTGGGCAAGAAACCCAGAACTCATCGATAGTGCAGGGGGGGAGTACTCAAAAAATGGATACAGTTTTGACAGGGGAAAATTTCAACCGTTCACTAAGTTCCCAAATCGAGATGAAGTCTCCACCCTCTGCGCTGCCTGTGCCCTGTATTCTTCAAGGGCACTACTTGAAGCCGGTTTATTCAACGGGGACCTGTTTTTCCTCTACTACGAAGACACTGACCTTGCGTCGAGAATTCGATGGGCAGGATTTAAGTTAATCTATGAGCCCTCGGCAAAGGCATACCACTACGGTGGAAAGAGCACTGGTGGCCTTGAGATAAGCGACCTTGCAATTTCACACTCCCTAAAAGGACACCTCGTCTGTGCAGTTCTGAACCTTCCCCTTAAGTACGCCCCACTGTATACCCTCGGAAACTTACTCTACGCAATGTACAATGTGGTTCTCAGGAGAAAAATTAAGTCAGTTGCAAAGGGATACATAATGCTACTTCGTACCCTTCCAATGGTTTTTCGAGAAAGAAGGCGGATAAAGAGACATATCACTGAAAGAGAGTTTTCACAACTCTTAACCCTAAAATGGAAAGTTTCCTAA
- a CDS encoding DUF2283 domain-containing protein: MKISYDPKHDVMYIKFSDGRIVESVEVEEGVIIDYGENGEIIGIEIINASARTHTHPLNEITVKIESATT; this comes from the coding sequence TTGAAGATATCGTACGACCCGAAACACGACGTCATGTATATAAAGTTCTCCGACGGGCGGATAGTCGAGAGCGTTGAGGTTGAGGAGGGCGTGATTATCGACTACGGCGAGAACGGCGAGATTATAGGCATCGAGATTATCAACGCATCCGCGAGAACCCACACTCACCCTCTTAACGAGATAACCGTCAAGATAGAAAGCGCCACAACGTGA